The DNA region CAGGAGTGGATGTGCGCCACGGCAAAACCCGGCGTGACGCCGGAAGATCTCTATGTCCACTGCATTGAACAGGCGGACAAACGCGGATTTAAGGAAGGGTTCATGGGGTTGGATGAAAACCAGGTTCCTTTTGTGGGACATGGTATCGGTTTGACCATCGATGAGTTTCCGCCCATTGCCAAGGGGTTCAATCAACCGCTGGAACAGGGGATGGTCATTGCCCTGGAACCAAAACAGGGAATTCGCGGTGTGGCCATGGTCGGAGTGGAGAACACCTTTGAGATCACACAAGACGGTTGTCGTTGCATTACCGGCGATGTCTACGACATGACGGCTATAGGGTAGCTTGTTTTTTTGTGTTGTTATGATCAAAAAAATATGAAATACGTATATGCGAACCTATAAAATAGTTGTGCCCTATAACGCGGTTGGGAGTCATGGCCTACTCTCAGGTTTTTTCGGAGAAATCGAATTATCTCCTTTCCATAACGGACGGAGAGATTTCGGACATGGATTCATTCATCACATGGGCCAGAGCCGTCATCTCCAAGGCCAGAGAGGCAGGATTTTCAAAAATACTGTTCGATAACAGGACGTTCAGGCTCAATCTGTCTTCGTCAGATGTCAATATGTTCTCCAGGATTACGGATGCTGTCGGTATCAATGGATCGGAGTTTCGCTTTGCTGTCCTTTTTTGTCCCGGCAACACTGAGGCGTGTCATTTGGCAGAGATCGTTTTTGCCGATAAGGTTGACGGTTATATGGAATTCGGAAATCAGCAAGATGCGCAGGAGTGGCTCAATATGTAAGCCACAATCAGATATGATTAAAAAAAAGGCTCCCTTTCGGGGAGCCTTTCTTGTTGAATTGATGACAGGCGGCTATTCGTAGGCCGCTTCAAAAATGGCGATGACATCTTCCATGGTCATGTTTACCGGGGTGATGTCGAACAACGCCCCCATGACCGTCAGGGCGTTTTCGGCCAGAGCCGGTATTTCTTCGCGGGTAACGCCGTAATCAGATAGTTTTTCGTCGGCCAGTCCGATGTCCGTGATGAGTTTGTCCAGGGCGTCAAGGAAGGCCACCCCGGTTACTTCCTCCTCTAAATCTTCCTGTAAGGTGTCGCCCATGGCCAGGGCAAGGTCTCCCAGCCTGTCTTCTCCGCGCGAGGCCAGGAAGCCGAAATACGCCTTGGATATGAGTACCAGGCCAGCACCGTGGGGCAGGTCGGGGTGGAACGCGGACAGGGCGTGTTCCAGGGAGTGCTGGGAGATGCAGGAGGAATAGGATTCGCACAGGCCTGCTGCGGTGCAGGCCCAGGCCATGATGGTTCGGGCCTCCAGGTTGTCTCCCTCTGCCACGGCTTGGGGCAGGGTGTGACTGATCAGATGGACTGCCTCCAGGGCGAGCATGTCGCTGGCAGGTTGGCGGCAGGTGGCCAGGTAGGCCTCGGCAGCGTGAAAAAAGGCATCCATGCCGGTATAGGCGGTCTGCCTGGGCGGCACGGACAGCATCAGCCTGGGGTCGACGATGGACAGGGTCGGGAATGTGGCGTCATTGCCCCAGCCGACTTTTTCCCGGGAATCGGTTCCTGACTTGGTAATGACCGTCCATGGGTCGGCCTCGGTGCCGGTTCCGGCCGTGGTCGGTATGGCCACGATGGGCAGGGCGTCCTTTTCCGGTGTCTGGCCGCCGCCGGTGCCGGATTGCATGTAATCCCAGTATTTGCCCGGATTGGTGGCCATGGTGGCGATGGACTTGGCAGAGTCGATGGTGGAGCCGCCGCCCAGGCCGACCACAAAGTCAACGCCGTTTTCGCGGCAAATGGCCGCTGCTTCATCCACGAAATCAGACTCCGGGTTGGGTTTGATTTTGTCGTATACGATGGTCTGAACGTCCTGTTTGGCGAGCAGGCTTTGGACGCGGGACAGATATCCCTGCCTGACCATGACGCCGGATTCACCGATGACGATCATGGCCTTTTTGCCGCGAGGCAGGTAGGGGGTGTCGCCCAGTTGGTTCAGAGTGTCGGGGCCGAAGATCAGCCGCGTGGGCATGAAATATTGGAAATTGAGCATTAAACTCTCCTTTGTTCAGAATTTTTTATAATGATTTCAGTATGCTTTCAAGCTGTTTTGCAGTGAAGAGGTCTCGGATGACCAACGGGGTGTTCCCCTGGCCTTTCTTGAAAACGGCTGCCGTGGGAAGACTGCGGCTGCCCAGGGCCAGAAGAAGCGCTTCGGCCTCGGGGTCGCGCTGGGTCATGTCCACTTTTATGAACCGGACAGCATAGTTCGTTTCCCAGGAGATCACGTTTTCATTCGTCATGACCGTGGCTTCCAGCACCTTGCAGGTGGGGCACCAATCGGCAGTAAATTCTACCAGAAGGGTTTCGTTGCCGATGGTCTGACTCAAGGTGACCGGATCGAATGAATCCCACGGGTTTGTCTGATGTTGTGCGGGGGTGGTCCAGACTACGGCTGCAGCCAGCAGGCATAGGGCTCCAAGGCGGATAATTCCGCGAACTGCGCCCCTAGCATTCCTGGTCTGAAGCCAGAGCCAGCCACCGAATAGGACGGCCCACAGCGGGGCGAGGATACGCAGACTTCCGCTGCCGACGGCGATGGCAACGAGATAGAAAGCTGTACCCAGCAGGAAGAAGGCGATGCCTTTTTCCACGTATTTTATCCATGGTCCGGACTTAGGCAGGAACCGGGCAAGTTTCGGGTTGAGTATCAGGAGCAGGTAGGGCGTGGACATGCCCAATCCGATGCAGAAGAAGACCGTGGCGATGACCATTGGTCCTTGAATGAGTGCCCACCCGAGCACGCCGCCCAGAAACGGGCCGCTGCACGGAGTAGCCAGGAGGGTGGTCAACATGCCGGTGAAAAAAGCCTGTTTTCGGGGACTGTCGTGGCCTGCACCGAACTTGAGGTCAACCACAGGCAGGTGGAACAGGCCGAACAGGCTCAACCCCAGCGCTCCCATGATGGCGGCCACGCCCAGGACCAGCCAGCGGTTCTGGAAGAGTGCGCCCCAGGCCGAGCCCGTGCTGCCGAGAACAACGGCCAGAAAAAGGAAGAACGTCAGCACGCCGAGTACAAAGAAAATGTTGTGTTCGCGAAAGGCGCGAGTCGGGTCTTCACTGCTGTCCGCGCCCGCTGAGAGCAGGGAGGAGAGCTTGAGGCTGACCACGGGGAGCACGCACGGCATGATGTTCAGGATGAGTCCGGCCAGCAGGCCCATGAGTACGGCCGAAAGGAGGCTGCCCACCTCAAGGCCGGGTTGTAAATACTCGGGGGTGAATTGCCATTGGATGATCGCGGTTTTCATTTCGTCAGCATCGGACAGGATCAGGGGCTGGACAGCCGCTTGCCGGCGAACTTGTTGCTGGAACTCCTGCCACCAGGGCCGCTCGTCGGCAGGAGGCAATGATGTCGCGTCCAGATTCGTCTCGCCATACTGTAATTCCAGGCGGCCGGGAACGCATTTTGTCGGATGGCACAGGAGAAGGTCCAGGTTCATGGTCACCGGAAATGGCGATTCCATGCCTCGCGGGATGAGAACGAAGAGTACGGTCTCGTGGAGGAATGCGGTGACGGTCACCGATGGGTCATAGGAATCAGGCTTTTGTACGCCCTCGGGATAGAATACCTTGAGCGGTGATCCGTTGGCGGTTGCGGCTGTGAGCTGGGTGGGTTTGCCCACCTCTCCCGGGATGTTGGAATACGCGTACCAGTCATCCTCGATATTCAAGGTGACGGCGAGGAGAATCGCTCCTGGTTCATCTTCTCCCAGTGTGCCCATGGGGATGGCATACCCTTCGACCCGTGTTTCCATGGGTAGGGAACTCGGCTGAATCTGGGCATAGCACATGGACGAGACCAGAGAGAGGGCAA from Pseudodesulfovibrio sp. S3 includes:
- a CDS encoding cytochrome c biogenesis protein CcdA, yielding MPVTKPLFSLLLTVALSLVSSMCYAQIQPSSLPMETRVEGYAIPMGTLGEDEPGAILLAVTLNIEDDWYAYSNIPGEVGKPTQLTAATANGSPLKVFYPEGVQKPDSYDPSVTVTAFLHETVLFVLIPRGMESPFPVTMNLDLLLCHPTKCVPGRLELQYGETNLDATSLPPADERPWWQEFQQQVRRQAAVQPLILSDADEMKTAIIQWQFTPEYLQPGLEVGSLLSAVLMGLLAGLILNIMPCVLPVVSLKLSSLLSAGADSSEDPTRAFREHNIFFVLGVLTFFLFLAVVLGSTGSAWGALFQNRWLVLGVAAIMGALGLSLFGLFHLPVVDLKFGAGHDSPRKQAFFTGMLTTLLATPCSGPFLGGVLGWALIQGPMVIATVFFCIGLGMSTPYLLLILNPKLARFLPKSGPWIKYVEKGIAFFLLGTAFYLVAIAVGSGSLRILAPLWAVLFGGWLWLQTRNARGAVRGIIRLGALCLLAAAVVWTTPAQHQTNPWDSFDPVTLSQTIGNETLLVEFTADWCPTCKVLEATVMTNENVISWETNYAVRFIKVDMTQRDPEAEALLLALGSRSLPTAAVFKKGQGNTPLVIRDLFTAKQLESILKSL
- a CDS encoding iron-containing alcohol dehydrogenase; the protein is MLNFQYFMPTRLIFGPDTLNQLGDTPYLPRGKKAMIVIGESGVMVRQGYLSRVQSLLAKQDVQTIVYDKIKPNPESDFVDEAAAICRENGVDFVVGLGGGSTIDSAKSIATMATNPGKYWDYMQSGTGGGQTPEKDALPIVAIPTTAGTGTEADPWTVITKSGTDSREKVGWGNDATFPTLSIVDPRLMLSVPPRQTAYTGMDAFFHAAEAYLATCRQPASDMLALEAVHLISHTLPQAVAEGDNLEARTIMAWACTAAGLCESYSSCISQHSLEHALSAFHPDLPHGAGLVLISKAYFGFLASRGEDRLGDLALAMGDTLQEDLEEEVTGVAFLDALDKLITDIGLADEKLSDYGVTREEIPALAENALTVMGALFDITPVNMTMEDVIAIFEAAYE